A window of the Polaribacter batillariae genome harbors these coding sequences:
- a CDS encoding Lrp/AsnC ligand binding domain-containing protein translates to MKIDGIDKIIIKTLVKDARTPVLSIAREVGISGAAIHQRLRKLEKSKLIEGYNMKLNPKVLGYTTTAFVGIFLDSVGEITSVIKQIKRIPEVVESHYTTGNYPIFIKILCKSNEHLLSLLQNNIQTIKGISRTETLISLNQQINRQISI, encoded by the coding sequence ATGAAAATTGACGGGATAGACAAAATAATTATCAAAACCTTGGTAAAAGATGCAAGAACGCCAGTTTTAAGTATTGCAAGAGAAGTAGGCATTTCTGGAGCAGCGATTCATCAACGATTAAGAAAATTAGAAAAATCTAAATTAATTGAAGGGTATAACATGAAGCTAAATCCGAAAGTTTTAGGATATACAACAACCGCTTTTGTTGGCATTTTCTTAGATTCTGTCGGAGAAATAACTTCAGTAATCAAACAAATAAAAAGAATTCCAGAAGTAGTAGAAAGTCATTACACAACTGGCAATTACCCTATTTTTATTAAAATTTTATGTAAAAGTAACGAACACCTTTTAAGCTTACTTCAAAACAATATTCAAACAATTAAAGGAATTTCGAGAACCGAGACTTTAATCTCTTTAAACCAACAAATAAATCGTCAAATTTCTATCTAA
- the accC gene encoding acetyl-CoA carboxylase biotin carboxylase subunit: MFKKILIANRGEIALRVIRTCKEMGIKTVAVYSTADAESLHVRFADEAVCIGPPISSESYLKMPNIIAAAEITNADAIHPGYGFLSENAKFSRLCEEHNIKFIGATGDMIDQMGDKANAKATMKAAGVPCVPGSEGVITDFEECEKLALETGYPVMLKASAGGGGKGMRAVWKPEDLKDAWESARQESKAAFGNNDMYMEKLIEEPRHIEIQIVGDAYGKACHLSERDCSVQRRHQKLTEETPSPFMTDELRENMGNAAVKAAEYIKYEGAGTVEFLVDKHRNFYFMEMNTRIQVEHPITEEVVNYDLIREQILVAAGVPISGKNYYPQLHSIECRINAEDPYNNFRPAPGKITTLHTPGGHGVRMDTHVYAGYMIPPNYDSMIAKLIVTAQTREEAINKMKRALDEFVIEGVKTTIPFHRQLMDHPDYISGNYTTKFMEDFELK; encoded by the coding sequence ATGTTTAAAAAAATATTAATTGCCAACAGGGGTGAAATTGCACTACGTGTAATTAGAACTTGTAAAGAAATGGGTATTAAAACGGTTGCAGTATATTCTACTGCAGATGCAGAAAGTTTGCACGTAAGATTTGCAGACGAAGCAGTTTGTATTGGCCCTCCAATAAGTTCAGAATCGTATTTAAAAATGCCTAATATTATTGCAGCTGCAGAAATTACAAATGCAGATGCAATACATCCAGGTTACGGATTTTTATCAGAAAACGCAAAATTCTCCAGACTTTGTGAAGAACACAATATTAAGTTTATTGGAGCCACTGGCGATATGATCGACCAAATGGGAGACAAAGCAAACGCAAAAGCAACCATGAAAGCTGCTGGAGTACCATGTGTTCCTGGAAGCGAAGGAGTAATTACAGATTTTGAAGAATGTGAAAAATTAGCATTAGAAACAGGCTATCCTGTAATGCTAAAAGCATCTGCTGGTGGTGGTGGAAAAGGAATGAGAGCCGTTTGGAAACCAGAAGATTTAAAAGATGCTTGGGAATCTGCAAGACAAGAATCTAAAGCAGCTTTTGGTAATAACGATATGTATATGGAAAAGCTTATTGAAGAGCCAAGACATATCGAAATTCAAATTGTAGGAGATGCATATGGAAAAGCTTGTCATTTATCTGAAAGAGATTGCTCTGTACAAAGACGTCATCAAAAGTTAACAGAAGAAACACCTTCGCCTTTTATGACAGACGAATTAAGAGAGAATATGGGTAATGCAGCAGTAAAAGCAGCAGAATATATAAAATATGAAGGTGCAGGAACTGTAGAGTTTTTAGTAGATAAGCACAGAAACTTCTACTTTATGGAAATGAATACTCGTATTCAGGTAGAGCACCCAATTACAGAAGAAGTTGTAAATTACGATTTAATTCGTGAACAAATCTTGGTCGCTGCAGGAGTACCTATTTCAGGTAAAAATTACTATCCACAATTACACTCAATCGAATGTAGAATAAATGCAGAAGATCCTTATAACAATTTTAGACCAGCTCCAGGAAAAATAACAACGTTACACACACCAGGAGGTCATGGAGTAAGAATGGATACGCATGTGTATGCAGGATATATGATTCCGCCAAATTACGATTCTATGATTGCAAAATTAATTGTTACAGCTCAAACTAGAGAAGAAGCAATTAATAAAATGAAAAGAGCTTTGGATGAATTTGTAATTGAAGGCGTTAAAACAACCATTCCGTTTCATAGACAATTAATGGATCATCCAGATTACATTTCAGGGAATTACACCACTAAATTTATGGAAGATTTCGAATTGAAATAG
- the accB gene encoding acetyl-CoA carboxylase biotin carboxyl carrier protein: MDIKEIQNLIKFVAKSGASEVKLEMEDVKITIKTGSEKTETTIVQAAPMQQVPATPVATAPQQTSAQPVAATPTESNDNAKYITVKSPIIGTFYRKPAPEKPNFVEVGSEINVGDTVCVIEAMKLFNEIESEVSGKVVKVLVDDSSPVEFDQPLFLVDPS; this comes from the coding sequence ATGGATATTAAAGAAATTCAAAATCTTATAAAATTTGTAGCTAAGTCTGGCGCAAGCGAGGTAAAGTTAGAAATGGAAGATGTAAAAATTACAATTAAAACAGGTTCAGAAAAAACAGAAACAACAATTGTTCAAGCTGCACCTATGCAACAAGTTCCTGCGACACCAGTAGCTACTGCTCCACAACAAACCTCGGCGCAACCTGTAGCAGCAACACCAACAGAAAGCAACGATAATGCTAAATACATTACTGTTAAGTCGCCAATTATTGGAACATTTTACAGAAAACCAGCACCAGAAAAACCTAATTTTGTAGAAGTAGGTTCAGAAATTAATGTTGGAGATACAGTATGTGTGATCGAAGCAATGAAGTTATTTAACGAAATAGAATCTGAAGTTTCAGGTAAAGTAGTTAAAGTTTTAGTGGACGATTCTTCTCCAGTAGAATTCGACCAACCATTATTTTTAGTAGATCCATCATAG
- a CDS encoding beta-ketoacyl-ACP synthase III — MTKITAAITAVGKYVPEYILTNKELESYVDTNDEWITTRTGIKERRILKGEGLGTSYMAIKATEELLQKSNCNPAEIDLVIVATATPDLPVASTAAYVASEIGAVNAFGYDLQAACSSFLYGMSTAASYIESGRYKKVLLIGADKMSSIIDYTDRATCIIFGDGAGAVLFEPNNEGLGLQDEYLRSDGIGRDFLRIEAGGSIMPTTKQTVEDKKHFVYQEGKTVFKYAVSNMADVAEKMLTRNNLTELDIQWLVAHQANKRIIEATAKRVGVSSEKVMINIHKYGNTTSATLPLLLADYENELKRGDNLIFAAFGGGFTWGAAYLKWAYNS, encoded by the coding sequence ATGACTAAAATCACTGCAGCAATTACAGCAGTAGGGAAGTATGTTCCTGAATATATTTTAACCAATAAAGAGTTAGAAAGCTACGTAGATACCAATGACGAGTGGATCACTACAAGAACAGGAATAAAAGAAAGAAGAATTCTTAAAGGAGAAGGTTTAGGTACTTCTTACATGGCAATAAAAGCAACCGAAGAATTATTACAAAAATCTAATTGTAATCCAGCAGAAATAGACTTAGTAATTGTTGCAACAGCGACTCCAGATTTACCAGTAGCGTCCACAGCAGCCTATGTAGCTTCAGAAATAGGAGCAGTAAACGCTTTTGGGTACGACTTGCAAGCAGCATGTTCTAGTTTCTTATATGGTATGTCCACAGCAGCAAGTTATATAGAATCTGGAAGATATAAAAAAGTATTGTTAATTGGGGCAGACAAAATGTCTTCAATTATAGATTATACAGATAGAGCCACATGTATTATCTTTGGTGATGGTGCAGGCGCTGTTTTATTTGAACCTAACAACGAAGGTTTAGGCTTACAAGACGAGTATTTAAGAAGCGATGGAATTGGTAGAGATTTCTTAAGAATCGAAGCAGGTGGTTCTATAATGCCAACAACAAAACAAACAGTCGAAGATAAAAAACATTTTGTATATCAAGAAGGAAAAACAGTTTTTAAATATGCTGTTTCTAATATGGCAGATGTTGCTGAAAAAATGTTAACAAGAAATAATTTAACAGAATTAGATATTCAATGGTTGGTAGCACACCAAGCAAATAAAAGAATTATTGAAGCTACTGCAAAAAGAGTAGGGGTTTCTTCGGAAAAGGTAATGATAAACATTCATAAATATGGCAATACAACATCTGCTACTTTGCCACTTTTATTAGCAGACTATGAAAATGAATTAAAAAGAGGAGACAATTTAATTTTTGCTGCATTTGGTGGTGGTTTCACATGGGGGGCTGCATACTTAAAATGGGCGTACAATTCGTAA
- the rpmF gene encoding 50S ribosomal protein L32: protein MAHPKRKISKTRRDKRRTHYKASYQQIATDPTTGEAHLYHRAHWHEGKLYYRGQIVLESAVAEA, encoded by the coding sequence ATGGCGCATCCTAAAAGAAAAATTTCGAAAACAAGAAGAGATAAAAGGAGAACACATTATAAAGCATCTTATCAGCAGATCGCTACAGACCCAACAACTGGTGAGGCACATTTATATCACAGAGCTCACTGGCACGAAGGTAAATTATATTATCGTGGTCAAATAGTATTGGAATCTGCAGTTGCAGAAGCTTAA
- a CDS encoding YceD family protein, giving the protein MKDLRQFNISFVGLKEGKHLFEYSIDNTFFNAFNYDEFEKSSVNVTLEFVKKSTLLELLFKASGTVHVPCDVTNEMFDQEITSVLPLVVKFGPEYNDDNEDILILPHEAYELNVAQFIYEMIVLAVPNKRVHPKVLDGTMESEALKKLEELKIEKVQTVEETDPRWDKLKNLITDKKT; this is encoded by the coding sequence ATGAAAGACTTAAGACAATTCAACATATCGTTTGTAGGATTAAAAGAAGGAAAGCATTTATTCGAATATTCGATTGACAATACGTTCTTTAACGCATTTAATTACGACGAGTTTGAAAAATCTTCGGTAAATGTTACTTTAGAGTTTGTAAAAAAAAGCACTTTATTAGAGCTTCTTTTTAAGGCTTCTGGAACTGTACATGTTCCTTGTGATGTTACAAATGAGATGTTCGACCAAGAAATAACATCAGTTTTGCCATTAGTGGTAAAGTTTGGTCCAGAATATAACGACGATAATGAAGATATTTTAATATTACCTCACGAAGCATACGAACTTAACGTAGCACAATTTATTTATGAAATGATTGTGTTGGCAGTTCCAAACAAAAGAGTACATCCAAAAGTTTTAGATGGCACTATGGAATCTGAAGCATTAAAAAAGTTAGAAGAACTAAAAATAGAAAAAGTACAAACTGTTGAAGAAACAGACCCTAGATGGGATAAATTAAAGAATTTAATAACAGATAAAAAGACATAA
- the pdxA gene encoding 4-hydroxythreonine-4-phosphate dehydrogenase PdxA: MDKSDKIIVGISIGDLNGIGIEVILKTFQDKRMLDFCTPVLFGATKVISYHKKALGLEVPVYGITSLNQLNHNKVNVLNIWKEEVNLELGTSTKVSGEYAAKSLASATEHLKEDQIDILLTAPINKENIQSESFNFPGHTEYLEANLEGDSLMILMTDKLKIGLITGHIPISKVAEAITPSIIKEKVNIMYESLKKDFAINKPKIAVLSLNPHCGDKGVIGKEDDEVIKPTIDEIKENGTLVFGPYAADGFFGSETYKQFDGVLATYHDQGLAPFKALSFGNGVNFTAGLHKIRTSPDHGTGFDIAGKNLANPSSFKEALFTGIQIYRNRNEYLELTKNPLPVK, translated from the coding sequence ATGGATAAATCTGATAAAATTATCGTTGGAATTTCAATTGGAGATTTAAACGGAATTGGAATAGAAGTTATTTTAAAAACATTTCAAGATAAAAGAATGTTAGATTTTTGTACGCCAGTTTTATTTGGAGCTACTAAAGTAATTTCTTATCATAAAAAAGCCCTTGGTTTAGAAGTTCCAGTTTATGGAATTACATCTTTAAACCAACTAAACCACAATAAGGTAAATGTATTAAATATTTGGAAAGAAGAGGTTAATTTAGAGCTAGGTACATCTACAAAAGTTTCTGGAGAATATGCCGCAAAATCTTTAGCATCTGCTACAGAACATCTTAAAGAAGATCAAATAGATATTTTACTTACAGCGCCAATTAATAAAGAAAATATTCAATCAGAATCTTTTAATTTTCCTGGGCATACAGAGTATTTAGAAGCAAATTTAGAAGGCGATAGCTTAATGATTTTAATGACCGATAAATTAAAAATTGGTTTAATTACTGGGCATATTCCAATTTCTAAAGTGGCAGAGGCAATTACACCATCGATTATTAAAGAGAAAGTAAACATAATGTACGAATCTTTAAAGAAAGATTTCGCAATTAACAAGCCAAAGATTGCTGTTTTATCTCTAAACCCACATTGTGGAGACAAAGGAGTTATTGGAAAAGAAGACGACGAGGTTATAAAACCAACGATAGATGAAATTAAAGAAAATGGGACTTTAGTTTTTGGTCCGTATGCAGCCGATGGTTTTTTCGGTTCAGAAACCTATAAACAGTTCGATGGAGTGTTGGCAACTTATCACGACCAAGGTTTGGCACCATTTAAAGCACTCTCATTTGGGAATGGCGTAAATTTTACGGCAGGTTTACATAAAATTAGAACGTCTCCAGATCATGGAACCGGTTTCGATATTGCCGGAAAAAATTTGGCAAATCCCTCTTCTTTTAAAGAAGCTTTGTTTACAGGTATTCAAATTTATAGGAATAGAAACGAGTATTTAGAACTTACTAAAAACCCTCTACCAGTAAAGTAA
- a CDS encoding riboflavin synthase — protein sequence MFTGIIETLGVVTNIKKEQENVHLTIKSAITNELKIDQSVAHNGVCLTVVAINNDKYTVTAIKETLDKTTIGSLKTNDILNLERAMKLGDRLDGHIVQGHVDETGICTNIEKQHGSTVFTFSYNSEKNNITIEKGSITVNGVSLTVINSKKNSFSVAIIPYTFENTSFKNIVLNDKVNLEFDVIGKYVTRLTVR from the coding sequence ATGTTTACAGGAATTATAGAAACACTTGGAGTTGTAACAAATATAAAAAAAGAGCAAGAGAATGTTCATTTAACTATAAAGAGTGCAATTACAAACGAACTAAAGATAGACCAAAGTGTTGCCCATAATGGAGTGTGCTTAACTGTGGTTGCTATAAATAATGATAAATATACAGTTACAGCTATTAAAGAAACATTAGACAAAACAACCATTGGATCTTTAAAAACAAATGATATTCTGAATCTAGAACGTGCTATGAAGTTAGGCGATCGGTTAGATGGACATATTGTACAAGGTCACGTAGATGAGACTGGCATTTGTACAAACATCGAAAAACAGCATGGAAGCACCGTTTTTACCTTTAGTTATAATTCAGAAAAAAATAATATTACTATAGAAAAAGGTTCTATTACTGTAAATGGTGTAAGTTTAACTGTAATAAATTCTAAAAAGAATTCTTTTAGTGTCGCAATTATACCTTATACTTTTGAAAACACTTCCTTCAAAAACATCGTATTAAATGATAAAGTAAATTTAGAATTTGATGTTATTGGAAAGTACGTAACTAGGTTAACAGTTAGATAA
- a CDS encoding PID-CTERM protein-sorting domain-containing protein produces the protein MKKKTFLVLFTVLIFTCIVNGQIVPPAPGPPPPPPGLPVDGGLLFLLISGIIYGVKKVRE, from the coding sequence ATGAAGAAAAAAACTTTTTTAGTGCTGTTTACAGTGCTAATATTTACGTGTATTGTTAACGGTCAAATTGTGCCACCAGCACCAGGTCCACCACCACCACCACCAGGTCTTCCAGTTGATGGAGGGTTGCTATTCTTACTAATTTCGGGAATAATTTATGGAGTTAAAAAAGTTAGAGAATAA
- a CDS encoding polyprenyl synthetase family protein, which translates to MDILHYQKEFLSYLESKEWIREPKNLYEPIDYILQLGGKRIRPMLTLMAADIFSGEFKKALPAALSVEVFHNFTLVHDDIMDAAPLRRGKATVHEKWNINTGILSGDAMLILAYQYFENYEPVVFQKLAKLFSKTALEVCDGQQLDVDFETRNDVAIDEYINMIRLKTSVLVAAALKMGAIVAETNDENANLIYDFGLNLGLAFQLQDDYLDTFGDPETFGKQIGGDIIENKKTYLYLKALEVSNNHDRGKLKYLYRKKLKENTVKIADVKRIFQLNDIPLLVKDQIENYTQKAFDTLAKMDIDATGKTNLKNFGLWLMNRSV; encoded by the coding sequence TTGGATATTTTACATTATCAAAAAGAGTTTCTGTCTTATTTAGAATCAAAAGAATGGATTCGAGAGCCTAAAAACTTATACGAACCCATAGATTATATTTTACAATTAGGAGGTAAAAGAATTAGGCCTATGCTTACTTTAATGGCTGCAGATATTTTTTCTGGGGAATTTAAAAAAGCATTGCCAGCAGCGTTATCAGTAGAGGTTTTTCATAACTTTACTTTAGTGCATGATGATATTATGGATGCGGCTCCTTTACGAAGAGGAAAAGCAACTGTTCATGAAAAATGGAATATCAATACAGGAATCTTATCTGGAGATGCAATGCTTATTTTGGCATATCAGTATTTCGAGAATTACGAGCCAGTTGTTTTTCAAAAATTGGCAAAATTATTTAGCAAAACGGCTTTAGAAGTTTGCGATGGACAACAATTAGATGTCGATTTCGAAACAAGAAACGATGTTGCGATAGACGAATACATAAACATGATTCGCTTAAAAACCTCTGTTTTAGTTGCTGCAGCATTAAAAATGGGGGCAATTGTAGCAGAAACAAATGATGAAAATGCAAATTTAATTTACGACTTTGGATTAAATTTAGGGTTGGCTTTTCAATTACAAGACGATTATTTAGACACTTTTGGAGATCCAGAAACCTTTGGAAAACAAATAGGAGGAGACATTATAGAAAATAAAAAGACCTATTTATATTTAAAGGCGCTAGAGGTTTCTAATAATCATGATAGAGGAAAATTAAAATACCTTTATAGAAAAAAACTGAAAGAAAATACGGTTAAAATTGCAGATGTTAAAAGAATTTTTCAATTGAACGACATTCCTTTATTAGTAAAAGATCAAATAGAAAACTATACTCAAAAAGCCTTTGATACATTGGCTAAAATGGATATTGATGCGACTGGAAAAACCAACCTTAAAAACTTTGGTTTGTGGTTAATGAACAGATCTGTTTAA
- a CDS encoding TetR/AcrR family transcriptional regulator — protein MRNKILEKSNDLFLNLGFKSVTMDEIASNLGVSKKTIYKYFKNKTALVTAVTEYMFAIICNGINDICKKNLNPIEEIFSIKRMVMKHLKDEKSSPQYQLQKYYPKIYASLKQKQFQVMQETIKDNLKRGVELDLFRKEINIDFISRIYFYGINGIKDQEVFPITYFSMNELTNHYLEYHIRGIATEKGVQELKKQLNQK, from the coding sequence ATGAGAAATAAAATTTTAGAAAAATCAAACGATTTGTTTTTAAACCTAGGGTTTAAAAGCGTTACTATGGACGAAATTGCCAGCAATCTAGGGGTTTCCAAAAAAACCATCTACAAATATTTTAAAAATAAAACAGCATTGGTAACTGCGGTTACAGAATATATGTTTGCTATTATTTGTAATGGAATTAACGATATCTGTAAGAAAAACCTAAATCCTATAGAAGAAATATTTTCTATTAAAAGAATGGTAATGAAACATTTAAAAGACGAAAAATCGTCTCCACAATATCAACTTCAAAAATATTATCCTAAAATTTATGCATCTTTAAAACAAAAACAGTTTCAAGTGATGCAAGAAACTATAAAAGACAATCTTAAAAGAGGTGTTGAGTTAGATTTGTTTCGAAAAGAAATTAACATCGATTTTATTTCTAGAATTTATTTCTACGGAATTAATGGTATTAAAGACCAAGAAGTTTTTCCGATTACCTATTTTTCGATGAATGAACTTACGAACCACTATTTAGAATATCATATTAGAGGAATTGCCACAGAAAAAGGAGTACAAGAACTAAAAAAACAACTAAATCAGAAATAA
- a CDS encoding TolC family protein, whose translation MKKILLMFFISLFYLSSNAQEKQMSLSLQEAIDFALENSYNTKASQNDILSAQKKVWETTTIGLPQIDAKVDYQNFLKQPVSLLPAAAFDNTSSTVNTVEDYFDLQANREVVAPEGFIPVVFGTKQNMNASVTLRQLLFDGSYLVGLQASKTFLKISEQANIKTEMLTKEAVINAYGNVLVSENTIAILQKNIKVLQKNFNDAKKIYENGLNEEEDVEQLEITLGNLKNQLANVVRMKEIAYQMLNLSMGNPIDTKLTLTDSLDSLTMQNIDLGIIATEFNVDNHIDFKIAQNDRESKRLLVKLEQSKALPSLSAFLNYGAQANANSFTFLNSDQRWFDSSLLGVSLNIPIFSSLGRSAKTAQAKIDLETADLRLQETKQRLSLQAQKAKNDYQFSIENYQTSKRNLALSERIEKKQRIKFFEGISSSFDLLQAQNQLYTQQQNYIQSMLDVIAKKATLENALNLPTK comes from the coding sequence ATGAAAAAAATATTATTGATGTTTTTTATCAGCTTATTTTACTTGAGTTCAAATGCTCAAGAAAAACAAATGAGTTTATCTCTTCAAGAAGCGATCGATTTTGCTTTAGAGAACAGCTACAATACAAAAGCATCTCAAAACGACATTCTTTCTGCACAGAAAAAAGTTTGGGAAACCACCACTATTGGTTTGCCACAAATTGATGCGAAAGTAGATTATCAGAATTTTTTAAAACAGCCTGTTTCTTTATTGCCTGCTGCTGCTTTCGACAATACTTCTTCGACTGTAAATACAGTTGAAGACTATTTCGATTTACAAGCTAACAGAGAAGTTGTTGCGCCTGAAGGCTTTATTCCTGTGGTTTTTGGAACCAAACAAAACATGAATGCCTCTGTAACTTTAAGACAACTCTTGTTTGACGGTTCTTATTTAGTTGGACTTCAGGCATCCAAAACCTTTTTAAAAATTTCTGAACAGGCAAATATTAAAACAGAAATGCTTACCAAAGAAGCTGTTATAAATGCTTACGGAAATGTTTTAGTGAGTGAAAATACCATTGCCATTTTACAAAAAAATATTAAAGTTCTTCAGAAAAATTTTAATGACGCCAAGAAAATTTACGAAAACGGATTGAATGAAGAGGAAGATGTAGAACAGTTAGAAATTACTTTAGGAAATCTTAAAAATCAACTTGCCAATGTGGTTCGAATGAAAGAAATCGCCTATCAAATGTTAAACCTTTCTATGGGAAACCCAATTGATACCAAACTAACTTTAACAGATAGTTTAGATTCTTTAACCATGCAAAATATCGATTTAGGCATTATTGCAACCGAATTTAATGTCGATAATCACATCGATTTTAAAATTGCCCAAAACGATCGTGAATCTAAACGTTTGTTAGTAAAATTAGAACAAAGTAAGGCATTGCCAAGCTTAAGCGCATTTTTAAATTATGGGGCACAAGCAAACGCCAATTCTTTTACCTTTTTAAATAGCGACCAACGTTGGTTCGATTCTTCTTTATTAGGGGTTAGTTTAAACATTCCTATTTTTAGCAGTCTGGGCAGAAGTGCTAAAACTGCACAAGCAAAAATCGATTTAGAAACTGCAGATTTGCGTTTACAAGAAACCAAGCAACGTTTAAGTTTACAAGCACAAAAAGCAAAAAACGATTATCAATTTAGTATCGAAAACTATCAAACTTCAAAAAGAAATCTTGCTTTATCAGAAAGAATAGAAAAGAAACAAAGAATTAAATTTTTCGAAGGAATTTCTTCTAGTTTCGATTTGCTACAAGCGCAAAATCAATTATATACGCAACAACAAAATTACATACAATCTATGTTAGATGTAATTGCCAAAAAAGCAACACTAGAAAACGCATTAAACCTACCAACTAAATAA